Proteins encoded in a region of the Candidatus Acidiferrales bacterium genome:
- a CDS encoding HIT domain-containing protein has product MDYLWTPWRYQYVSNATRADTCVLCDAQGGSTTAAAASDESNLVLHRGRRNFIILNRFPYTTGHVMICPYEHVADLAALDADTLAEMMALARRLQIALGELYQPEGYNLGMNIGRCAGAGVASHVHLHVLPRWTGDSSFVTTVGETRVEPEDLATTYRRLRPFFEK; this is encoded by the coding sequence ATGGATTATCTCTGGACTCCCTGGCGCTATCAGTACGTTTCCAACGCAACCCGAGCCGATACCTGCGTCCTCTGCGATGCCCAGGGCGGTTCCACCACGGCCGCCGCCGCTTCCGACGAATCGAATCTGGTTTTGCATCGCGGAAGGCGAAATTTCATCATCCTCAACCGCTTTCCCTACACCACCGGCCACGTCATGATCTGCCCCTACGAGCACGTTGCCGACCTCGCTGCTCTCGACGCGGACACTCTTGCCGAAATGATGGCCCTCGCTCGCCGCTTGCAGATCGCGCTCGGCGAGCTCTATCAGCCGGAAGGTTACAACCTCGGGATGAACATCGGCCGTTGCGCCGGCGCCGGCGTGGCCAGCCACGTCCATCTCCACGTCCTGCCGCGCTGGACCGGCGATAGCAGCTTTGTCACCACCGTGGGCGAAACCCGCGTCGAGCCGGAAGACTTGGCCACGACGTACCGAAGGCTGAGGCCGTTTTTCGAAAAGTAG
- the selB gene encoding selenocysteine-specific translation elongation factor — MERLVVSQQAFMKNVIVGTAGHIDHGKSALVLALTGTDPDRLEEEKRRGITIDLGFAFLTLGDIRLGFVDVPGHERFVRNMLAGVGGIDLVLFVVAADESVKPQTREHFDICRLLAISRGITVLTKSDLVSPETLDLVRLEVEEFIGGSFLAGGAILPVSAKSGAGLDRLREELQLVGGEVPGKDSSRFFRLPVDRVFAMKGFGTVVTGTLVSGSVGKEDEVEILPQGKRVRVRGVQVHNEPTERAVAGQRTALNLAGVEVEELTRGMVLAPPEIFEPTDRVDVVLELLASAKPLKNHARVHFHQGTLETIAEVALLEGAALAPGGRAYAQLRLRERTLLLPGDPFIVRQFSPVITIGGGRVLDNLARPLRAYKHLARTGRPDTGVISRLQTFESGQKAQILAQILHAGSEAAVTLPRLMARTGWTQAEMRELLRQAQAAGKVHMLSEQPVLIAETDRLMELAKDTLMAVDAFHKANPLAVGIPKQELHEKVFGASPFGAELFRVVLEELAGTGKLEVAQENVKRAGREVPFRDDEARARAQIEEAFAKAGLKVPTVKEILAKLPVEAKRAQKILQLLLREKILVKVSEDLLFHQSAMTRLRELLAEQKKKGNQISVPAFKELTGVTRKYAIPLLEYLDREKVTRRVGDLRVIL; from the coding sequence GTGGAACGGTTGGTGGTTTCGCAACAGGCATTCATGAAAAATGTCATCGTAGGCACGGCCGGCCACATTGACCACGGCAAATCGGCGCTGGTTCTGGCGCTGACCGGCACCGATCCTGATCGCCTCGAAGAAGAAAAACGTCGCGGTATCACGATTGACCTCGGCTTCGCCTTCCTTACGCTCGGCGACATTCGGCTCGGATTCGTGGACGTTCCCGGGCACGAACGCTTTGTGCGCAACATGCTCGCCGGGGTGGGCGGCATTGATCTGGTGCTCTTCGTCGTCGCCGCTGACGAGTCCGTCAAGCCGCAAACGCGCGAGCATTTTGACATCTGCCGGCTGCTCGCCATCTCTCGCGGCATCACGGTTCTGACCAAATCGGATCTGGTCTCGCCCGAAACGCTCGATCTGGTCCGGCTCGAGGTGGAAGAATTCATCGGCGGGTCGTTCTTGGCGGGCGGGGCGATTTTGCCGGTGAGCGCCAAGAGCGGCGCGGGGCTCGACCGGCTGCGGGAGGAATTGCAGCTCGTCGGCGGGGAGGTGCCCGGAAAAGATTCCTCGCGCTTTTTCCGCTTGCCCGTTGATCGCGTCTTCGCGATGAAAGGCTTCGGCACGGTGGTGACCGGCACGCTGGTTTCCGGCAGCGTCGGCAAAGAAGATGAGGTTGAAATCTTGCCTCAGGGGAAACGCGTCCGGGTGCGCGGCGTCCAGGTACACAACGAGCCGACCGAGCGTGCGGTGGCGGGCCAACGCACGGCGCTCAATTTGGCAGGAGTCGAAGTGGAGGAGCTGACGCGCGGCATGGTGCTGGCACCACCGGAAATCTTTGAGCCGACGGACCGCGTGGATGTCGTTTTGGAATTGCTCGCGTCGGCAAAGCCGCTCAAGAATCATGCCCGGGTCCATTTCCACCAGGGAACGCTCGAAACGATTGCCGAGGTGGCGCTGCTCGAGGGCGCCGCGCTTGCCCCGGGCGGGCGCGCGTATGCGCAGCTCCGGTTGCGCGAGCGAACCCTTCTGTTGCCGGGTGATCCCTTCATCGTCCGGCAATTTTCTCCGGTCATCACCATTGGCGGAGGCCGGGTGCTGGACAACCTGGCGCGGCCTTTGCGGGCGTACAAGCATCTTGCCCGGACGGGACGGCCGGATACCGGTGTGATTTCGCGTTTGCAAACATTCGAGAGCGGGCAAAAAGCGCAGATTTTGGCACAAATCCTCCACGCTGGAAGCGAGGCCGCAGTCACGCTGCCGCGCCTGATGGCTCGGACCGGCTGGACGCAAGCAGAAATGCGCGAACTGCTCCGCCAGGCCCAGGCCGCCGGGAAGGTTCATATGCTTTCCGAACAGCCGGTGCTCATTGCTGAGACGGACCGTTTGATGGAATTGGCCAAGGACACGTTGATGGCGGTGGACGCCTTCCACAAGGCAAACCCGCTGGCGGTCGGGATTCCCAAGCAGGAATTGCACGAGAAAGTTTTTGGAGCCTCGCCTTTCGGGGCTGAGCTTTTTCGGGTGGTGCTCGAGGAACTGGCCGGCACCGGCAAGCTTGAGGTTGCTCAAGAAAACGTGAAGCGGGCGGGCAGGGAGGTGCCATTCAGGGATGACGAGGCCCGCGCGCGCGCGCAAATCGAAGAGGCTTTTGCGAAAGCCGGACTGAAAGTGCCCACGGTGAAAGAAATCCTGGCCAAGCTGCCGGTGGAGGCAAAGCGAGCGCAAAAGATTTTGCAGTTGTTGCTGCGCGAAAAAATTCTGGTCAAGGTTTCTGAAGATTTGCTCTTTCATCAATCGGCCATGACCCGGCTCCGGGAATTGCTGGCCGAACAGAAAAAGAAGGGCAACCAGATTTCGGTGCCTGCTTTCAAAGAGTTGACGGGCGTGACGAGGAAGTACGCGATTCCGTTGCTCGAATACCTGGACCGGGAGAAGGTGACCCGGCGGGTCGGTGACTTGCGCGTCATCCTCTGA
- the tatA gene encoding twin-arginine translocase TatA/TatE family subunit: MEVGSEEEIVFGGRIGLPELIIILLILLLIFGGRKIPEIARGIGEGIKNFREGLREGKSEEKK, translated from the coding sequence ATGGAGGTCGGAAGCGAGGAGGAGATTGTGTTTGGTGGCCGCATTGGATTGCCTGAACTCATTATTATCCTTCTGATCCTGTTGCTTATTTTCGGGGGCAGAAAGATACCGGAGATTGCCCGCGGCATTGGCGAGGGGATCAAGAATTTCCGAGAGGGCCTGCGCGAAGGGAAGTCCGAAGAGAAGAAGTAG
- the gatC gene encoding Asp-tRNA(Asn)/Glu-tRNA(Gln) amidotransferase subunit GatC: MALTREEVEKVAALAHLQLTEKEFETFRRQLDSLLTYVAKLNELDTSRVEPMAQVLYPARENVAFREDAVSASLPRQQALGEAPESDGSLVKVPKVVER, encoded by the coding sequence GTGGCCCTGACGCGAGAAGAAGTCGAGAAAGTGGCGGCGCTGGCGCATCTCCAGCTTACTGAGAAGGAATTCGAAACGTTTCGCCGCCAATTGGATTCGCTTTTGACCTATGTCGCCAAGTTGAACGAGCTGGACACTTCCCGGGTCGAGCCCATGGCGCAGGTTCTCTACCCGGCGCGCGAGAATGTTGCTTTTCGAGAAGACGCGGTCAGCGCGAGCTTGCCCCGCCAGCAAGCGCTCGGCGAAGCGCCGGAGAGTGACGGCTCGCTTGTCAAGGTTCCCAAGGTTGTGGAGCGCTAG
- a CDS encoding MBL fold metallo-hydrolase encodes MKPSRQSLALCFLCLLCVPASLFSQSLDIQKVADGVYAAIPKPGRIVGANAAFIVDRGEVLVVDTHYRPSAARELIAEIKKITPLPVRYVVNTHWHNDHVQGNQAYVGAFGPNVEYISQHLTRQDMTGKALPGIQDQLNNLPRDITAAEARLASGKGEQGETLSEEQRQQLSQRIADLKSYLEELQAIQPTLPTLTFERSLVLHRPSRDIYVLYYGKGHTRGDVVVFLPKEKVVVTGDLLTNGIPFMRDAYPVEWVEALRSVERLDFETAIPGHGPVQQGKKQLSRLISFLADAVAAVKDAVAKGQSLDDAKKSVDLARYQADFPNFKNGAPATVERTYLEVTGKIPEQ; translated from the coding sequence GTGAAACCGTCGCGCCAAAGCCTTGCCCTTTGCTTCCTCTGCCTCCTCTGCGTCCCTGCCTCTCTCTTCTCCCAGAGCCTCGACATCCAAAAAGTGGCTGACGGAGTCTATGCGGCCATTCCCAAGCCAGGCAGGATCGTGGGCGCCAACGCCGCGTTTATCGTGGATCGCGGCGAAGTCCTGGTGGTGGACACCCATTACCGTCCCAGCGCAGCGCGGGAATTGATCGCCGAGATCAAGAAGATTACGCCCCTCCCCGTGCGCTATGTCGTAAACACCCACTGGCACAACGACCACGTGCAGGGCAACCAGGCCTACGTCGGGGCGTTTGGGCCAAACGTGGAGTACATCTCGCAACATCTCACCCGGCAGGACATGACGGGCAAAGCCTTGCCCGGAATTCAGGACCAGCTCAACAACTTGCCGCGCGACATTACCGCCGCGGAAGCGCGACTGGCCAGCGGCAAAGGTGAACAAGGGGAAACGTTGAGCGAGGAACAACGCCAACAGTTGTCGCAACGGATTGCTGACCTGAAGTCCTATCTGGAGGAGTTGCAAGCGATCCAGCCGACTCTGCCGACGCTCACCTTTGAGCGGAGCCTCGTCCTTCATCGTCCCAGCCGTGACATCTATGTCCTCTACTATGGCAAAGGCCACACCCGGGGCGATGTGGTGGTTTTTCTTCCCAAAGAAAAAGTGGTCGTAACGGGCGATCTCCTGACCAACGGAATCCCCTTCATGCGCGATGCTTATCCCGTGGAATGGGTGGAGGCGCTCCGCAGCGTGGAGCGTTTGGACTTCGAAACCGCCATTCCCGGCCACGGCCCGGTGCAGCAGGGCAAGAAACAACTCTCGAGGCTCATCAGTTTCCTTGCCGACGCAGTAGCAGCGGTGAAAGATGCCGTCGCCAAGGGCCAGAGCCTTGACGACGCCAAAAAGAGTGTCGATCTGGCCCGATACCAAGCCGACTTTCCCAATTTCAAAAATGGCGCGCCAGCCACGGTCGAAAGAACCTACCTCGAAGTCACGGGGAAGATCCCCGAGCAGTGA
- the gatA gene encoding Asp-tRNA(Asn)/Glu-tRNA(Gln) amidotransferase subunit GatA: MDPTKLTIQDVLALLKGRRASAREIAESCYRVIEAKKELGAFLTLSPERAYAQAERVDKIVASGDDLPPLAGVPVAIKDVLVTSGLKTTAGSRILQDYIPQYDATSVERLEKAGAVVLGKTNCDEFAMGSSTENSAYFPARNPHDPTRVPGGSSGGSAIATAAGMCVAALGTDTGGSIRQPAALCGVVGMMGTYGRVSRYGLIAFASSLDHPGPFARTVRDAARVMRIIAGRDPLDSTSAEVPVPDYEALLVQPVRGWKVGVPKEYFGPGLDGKVGANVERGIRKLEGLGCKILEIRLPHTDYAIATYYIIATAEASSNLARYDGVRYGLRVPEGELRAMYKATRGKGFGVEVKRRIMLGTYALSAGYYDAYYLKAQKVRALIARDFLTAFETVDVIVTPTSPVPAFRLGEKTSDPLEMYLADIYTVTADLVGIPAISIPCGWTKGECRLPVGLQLLAPSFEEARIFQIAHHFELAGGFELV; encoded by the coding sequence ATGGATCCGACGAAGCTCACCATTCAGGATGTGCTGGCGCTGCTCAAGGGGCGAAGGGCCTCGGCGCGGGAGATTGCTGAGAGTTGTTATCGCGTGATCGAGGCCAAGAAGGAGCTGGGCGCCTTCCTGACGCTTTCGCCGGAGCGGGCCTATGCCCAGGCTGAGCGGGTGGACAAGATCGTTGCCTCGGGTGACGATCTGCCGCCGCTGGCGGGCGTGCCGGTGGCGATCAAAGACGTCTTGGTCACGAGCGGCCTCAAGACGACAGCCGGGTCGCGGATCTTACAGGACTATATTCCCCAGTATGACGCCACATCGGTGGAGCGGCTCGAAAAAGCCGGCGCGGTCGTTCTCGGCAAGACGAATTGCGACGAGTTTGCGATGGGGTCTTCGACCGAAAACTCCGCCTACTTCCCGGCGCGGAACCCGCACGACCCCACCCGCGTGCCCGGGGGCTCGAGTGGCGGTTCGGCGATAGCGACGGCGGCGGGGATGTGCGTGGCGGCGCTGGGAACGGATACCGGCGGCTCCATCCGCCAACCGGCGGCGCTCTGCGGCGTGGTAGGGATGATGGGGACCTACGGCCGCGTTTCGCGGTATGGGTTGATCGCGTTTGCTTCCTCCCTCGACCACCCCGGGCCGTTTGCGCGCACGGTTCGCGACGCCGCTCGGGTGATGCGCATCATTGCCGGGCGGGACCCTCTCGATTCCACCTCAGCCGAAGTTCCCGTGCCGGACTACGAGGCGTTGCTCGTTCAGCCGGTGAGGGGTTGGAAAGTGGGCGTGCCGAAGGAATATTTCGGCCCGGGTCTTGACGGCAAAGTGGGTGCGAACGTCGAGCGGGGAATCCGTAAACTGGAAGGCCTCGGCTGCAAAATTTTGGAGATTCGGTTGCCGCACACCGACTATGCCATCGCTACCTACTATATTATTGCCACTGCGGAAGCCAGTTCCAACTTGGCACGGTATGACGGCGTGCGTTACGGCTTGAGGGTTCCGGAGGGCGAACTCCGCGCCATGTACAAGGCGACTAGGGGGAAGGGTTTTGGCGTCGAGGTGAAGCGCCGGATTATGTTGGGAACCTATGCCCTCAGCGCTGGATACTACGACGCGTACTACCTTAAGGCACAGAAAGTAAGGGCATTAATCGCGCGCGATTTCTTGACGGCATTCGAGACTGTCGACGTCATCGTCACGCCCACCTCCCCCGTGCCCGCTTTCCGATTGGGCGAGAAGACTTCCGATCCACTCGAGATGTATCTCGCTGATATCTATACGGTCACGGCCGATTTGGTGGGCATTCCGGCCATCTCTATTCCCTGCGGATGGACGAAGGGAGAATGTCGCTTGCCCGTCGGGCTACAGCTCCTTGCGCCCTCCTTTGAAGAGGCCCGTATCTTCCAGATAGCGCACCACTTTGAGCTTGCCGGTGGGTTTGAATTAGTATGA
- a CDS encoding acyl-CoA dehydrogenase, producing the protein MNLELTEEQKLIQQTVREFAESEVKPLAKEIDETHRFPMETVKKAGELGFLGVCVPQEYGGAGLDNIAYSIVIEEISRVCASTGAILSVNNSLFCDPVLHFGTEEQKKKFLVPFARGEKLGCYALTEPQAGSNAAALKTTAVGRGDKYVLNGTKIWITVGGVADAAIVYAMTDITKGEKGISAFIVEKGTPGFKVGKEEKKLGINATACVELIFDNCEIPATNLVGKESEGYKIALATLDGGRIGIAAQATGIAQGAFEEALKYAQQRIAFNQPIAKFQAIQFMLADMATEIDAARLLTRRAAYMADTKPRFSLEASVAKLFASEMATRVTHKAIQIHGGYGYSREYPVERMYRDARITEIYEGTSEIQRMIIAAWVLRQY; encoded by the coding sequence ATGAATCTGGAACTCACCGAAGAGCAAAAACTCATCCAACAGACGGTTCGGGAATTTGCCGAAAGCGAAGTCAAGCCGCTTGCCAAGGAGATTGACGAAACCCATCGCTTCCCCATGGAAACGGTCAAGAAAGCGGGCGAGCTGGGGTTCCTGGGGGTGTGCGTGCCGCAGGAATATGGCGGCGCGGGGCTCGACAACATTGCCTATAGCATCGTCATCGAAGAGATTTCCCGCGTATGCGCTTCCACCGGCGCCATCCTCTCGGTCAACAATTCTCTCTTTTGCGACCCGGTGCTCCATTTCGGAACGGAAGAGCAAAAAAAGAAGTTTCTGGTGCCCTTTGCCCGAGGCGAAAAGCTCGGCTGCTACGCGCTCACCGAGCCCCAGGCCGGCTCGAACGCCGCCGCGCTCAAAACCACCGCCGTCGGCAGGGGCGATAAGTACGTCCTTAATGGAACGAAGATCTGGATCACCGTGGGCGGCGTGGCCGATGCGGCGATTGTCTATGCGATGACGGACATCACCAAGGGCGAGAAGGGCATCAGCGCCTTCATCGTGGAAAAAGGCACTCCCGGGTTCAAGGTCGGCAAGGAAGAGAAAAAACTCGGCATCAATGCCACTGCCTGCGTCGAGTTGATCTTCGACAATTGCGAAATTCCGGCGACCAATCTGGTCGGGAAAGAAAGCGAAGGTTACAAGATTGCCCTGGCGACACTCGATGGCGGGCGCATCGGCATTGCCGCGCAAGCCACCGGCATCGCTCAGGGTGCTTTCGAGGAAGCGCTCAAGTACGCCCAACAACGCATCGCCTTCAATCAACCCATCGCCAAGTTCCAGGCCATCCAGTTCATGCTGGCCGACATGGCAACCGAGATTGACGCGGCTCGCCTGCTGACCCGCCGCGCCGCCTACATGGCCGACACCAAGCCGCGCTTTTCGCTCGAGGCTTCAGTGGCCAAACTGTTTGCCTCGGAAATGGCCACCCGGGTCACCCACAAGGCCATCCAGATCCACGGCGGTTATGGCTACTCCCGCGAATATCCCGTCGAGCGAATGTACCGCGACGCTCGCATCACCGAAATCTACGAAGGGACTTCTGAAATCCAGCGGATGATTATTGCCGCGTGGGTGCTTAGGCAATACTAA
- a CDS encoding DUF721 domain-containing protein codes for MNVLPCATIPEFEPDMEALAPIIRRWIEELESSWPEWGKHRLELMQALWPAVVGRSLARRTKPVAWRTHRLQVGVPDPAWRGQMETLAGPLLAAIRRWFPPLTVAALEFVVDENLGSSASPEENTTAGAGALSEAPPSAGTDLPLEAIGDEELRKLVAKVASRFFSLARC; via the coding sequence ATGAACGTCCTGCCTTGTGCTACAATTCCGGAATTTGAGCCCGACATGGAAGCGCTCGCGCCAATCATCCGAAGGTGGATCGAGGAGCTTGAATCAAGCTGGCCCGAATGGGGCAAGCATCGTCTGGAGTTGATGCAGGCGCTGTGGCCGGCCGTGGTGGGGAGGTCGCTGGCTCGAAGGACGAAGCCCGTCGCATGGCGCACCCATCGCTTGCAGGTCGGCGTCCCTGACCCAGCGTGGCGCGGGCAGATGGAAACACTGGCGGGGCCCCTGCTCGCTGCAATTCGCCGATGGTTTCCTCCTTTGACGGTCGCGGCGTTGGAGTTTGTCGTGGATGAAAACCTAGGCTCATCCGCCTCCCCGGAAGAAAACACCACGGCAGGCGCAGGGGCGCTATCTGAAGCGCCGCCATCAGCCGGAACGGATTTACCCCTGGAAGCGATCGGGGACGAAGAGTTACGAAAACTGGTGGCAAAGGTTGCCAGCCGATTTTTTTCTCTAGCACGCTGCTAG
- the sppA gene encoding signal peptide peptidase SppA: protein MVEQRASLLRWMAVGGAALLAFVVVVLVLVFYSMRGVESDLALGGDKVAVVDVIGEIRDVSNIVEEIQKYGKEDSVRAIVIRLNTPGGSAAATQEVFSEIKRVREEKKKVVVASIASVGASGGYYIACATQQIFANPSSITGSIGAIAQWTNYGELLRWAKMKDVVIKSGAFKDAGNPARDLTPEERAYIQGVIEDIYGHFVNAVAEGRKMKVEEVRKLADGKVFTGTQALQNHLVDRLGNLPDAIREAAKLAGIKGEPRVVHPSRERRSLLDWLIGDKLPLPPVVRNSEAPVQFQYLWK from the coding sequence ATGGTAGAGCAACGAGCTAGTTTGCTTCGCTGGATGGCCGTTGGCGGGGCGGCGCTGCTGGCCTTTGTCGTCGTAGTCCTGGTCCTTGTCTTCTATTCGATGCGCGGGGTGGAAAGCGACCTGGCGCTGGGCGGCGACAAGGTGGCCGTCGTCGATGTCATCGGCGAAATCAGAGATGTCTCCAACATCGTCGAGGAAATTCAAAAGTACGGGAAAGAAGATTCCGTGCGGGCGATTGTCATCCGGCTGAACACGCCCGGCGGTTCGGCAGCCGCCACCCAAGAAGTTTTCTCGGAGATCAAGCGTGTCCGCGAAGAGAAGAAAAAGGTTGTGGTCGCTTCCATCGCTTCGGTGGGGGCTTCCGGAGGATATTACATCGCCTGCGCCACCCAGCAGATCTTTGCCAACCCTTCCAGCATTACGGGGAGCATCGGGGCCATTGCCCAGTGGACGAACTATGGCGAGTTGCTGCGCTGGGCCAAGATGAAGGACGTGGTGATCAAGTCCGGAGCTTTCAAGGACGCCGGCAATCCGGCTCGGGATCTTACTCCGGAGGAACGGGCTTACATTCAGGGCGTGATCGAGGATATCTACGGCCATTTCGTGAACGCGGTGGCGGAAGGCCGGAAGATGAAGGTGGAGGAAGTTCGCAAGCTGGCCGACGGAAAAGTTTTCACCGGCACCCAGGCGCTCCAGAATCATCTGGTGGATCGCCTCGGCAACCTGCCCGATGCGATTCGGGAAGCGGCCAAGCTGGCGGGGATCAAGGGCGAGCCCAGAGTGGTTCATCCATCCAGGGAGCGACGCAGTTTGCTCGACTGGCTCATCGGCGATAAGTTGCCGTTGCCGCCGGTGGTGCGGAACTCGGAAGCTCCGGTACAATTTCAGTATCTTTGGAAATGA
- a CDS encoding HU family DNA-binding protein produces the protein MTKAELVEEVSRAIEMTRKDSETVVETIFDSIVKALRGGDKIEIRGFGSFRTRKRQARIGRNPKTGTRVDVPAKTIPYFKPSKELKDMVNGIKPAETQPATG, from the coding sequence ATGACGAAGGCGGAACTCGTAGAAGAAGTCTCCCGCGCCATTGAGATGACGCGCAAGGATTCCGAAACCGTCGTCGAAACCATCTTCGACAGCATCGTCAAGGCCCTTCGCGGCGGCGATAAGATCGAGATTCGCGGCTTTGGCAGCTTCCGTACCCGCAAGCGCCAGGCGCGCATCGGGCGCAACCCAAAGACCGGCACGCGCGTGGACGTGCCCGCCAAGACCATTCCCTATTTCAAGCCGAGCAAGGAATTGAAGGACATGGTCAACGGCATCAAGCCCGCCGAGACCCAGCCCGCCACCGGGTAA
- a CDS encoding Maf family protein has product MRLVLASSSARRQECLRNAGFAFDVLPAHVDETIRPGESPEEHVRRLALAKARKSAGCLPTDPAAIVIGADTMVAIRGEMLGKPASRADARRMLRLLSGKTHRVVTGLALVLTGSGERLQVEHETTLVHFAPLSEAEIEDYLATGESMDKAGAYAVQGYASRFVRAIEGDYFNVVGLPVSRLCQMLRDWGSPGKKHPQNGFG; this is encoded by the coding sequence ATGCGCCTCGTGCTTGCCTCTTCTTCGGCCCGACGCCAGGAATGCTTGCGCAATGCTGGCTTCGCCTTCGATGTTCTTCCCGCCCACGTGGATGAAACGATCCGCCCCGGCGAGTCGCCCGAAGAGCATGTGCGGCGGCTGGCGCTGGCCAAAGCCCGGAAGTCGGCCGGCTGCCTGCCCACCGATCCGGCCGCCATTGTCATCGGCGCAGATACGATGGTGGCCATCCGGGGTGAGATGCTGGGCAAGCCGGCTTCTCGCGCCGACGCGCGGCGCATGCTCCGGCTCCTGTCGGGCAAGACGCATCGAGTGGTTACCGGCCTGGCGCTCGTCCTGACCGGCTCGGGCGAGCGCTTGCAGGTCGAGCATGAAACGACGCTGGTTCACTTTGCCCCGCTGAGTGAGGCGGAAATCGAAGATTATCTGGCAACCGGGGAATCGATGGACAAAGCCGGAGCCTACGCCGTACAGGGCTACGCCAGCCGTTTCGTAAGGGCAATCGAAGGCGATTACTTCAACGTGGTGGGTTTACCCGTTTCGCGGCTCTGCCAAATGCTGCGCGACTGGGGCAGTCCCGGGAAAAAGCACCCCCAGAATGGCTTCGGCTGA